The region ATCATGTCACGGATCTCAAGGGatcacagagaagaagaggCCCAAGCTGAGGATCGTGAGGTCACGTCTGTCGGCAAAGATCCAGAAAAAAGATGAGGCAGGAGATATGAAGCAGAGCCAGTCAGCCAGTGACGTTACATTCAGTTGGAATGAACATCTGAACATTGGAGATATTCTGTGAGTATCATCCTATTAGTTACAGTCTATTCCTGTCATTTCATTGGCTCTTGTCAGATAACTTGTTTCTTATTGGTGTACAGTTCACATTATAAGAATACTGGAGTGAGCTCAGTGTGTTTAAACCTGGCTTTAAACAGGTGTTTTATGATTATTAAATGGTTCTTATCTGTTTTATGACTGTTTCACAATTCTCATCTGAAAACAGGGATATAAAGAGTTTGTTGGTTGTtcgtaatgttttgttttaatgattattatcatattaatataaataattGAAACACTTTAAATGTGCATCTACAACAGTTCCCAGGGCATGCTTGGAGCTAGAGCATTGTCACATGACAGTATTTTCCAGTCAGACCCAGAGCCGCCAAGGCTCCTATCCCAGGAGAACAGTCATGGTCGGATCCGAGCTCTACAGGTGAGCCCCTTACTACAcatagagttttttttcctggacCTCTACTGTCCGTTGTTCCTAAATTTACATACTATGGCAACGTCAAATTCACTGTTCTAAACTGAGAGACATTcttgctctctgattggttagaTGAAACTCCAGCAGCAGAATATGCGGCTAGGCCCGCCCCCTATGGTTTTGCCCATAAAGCGGCCTGAGGACCCAGGCGGAAGTTCAGAGGATGATGGACTTCCACACAGTCCCCCTGAAAACTCTCAGGGTGAAGGTGTACGGCCAGCCTCATCCAATAAGGTGACAATGCCTCGCATAAAATCCTTTACcaatgtgtggttttttttttaatattatttttctgtCCAGACCCTTTCACATAAATCCGTTTACATTTGTGCAACGTGACATGAACAGAGGTTcgttattctgtgtgtttgcaccaTTCTTCTTTCACCTTGCatttgtttgttcctgtgtgtaGCCCTTTGGGGTGACTGGAAGCTTTTACCCATTCTCCATCCCTCTCAGAAACCATAGCTCTCTGAGTTTAGCTGGAGCAGGAAGTGAAGAGGATGAACAGGTAATGTCATTCCCTGCGTCATCAACCAGTGAgatgctccccccccccccccgccaccccccaaGCCTCTTATTTGTTTCTTCGATCACATCCTTCGCCCCACTTAAATGTTTGTAATTCAGATCTGAATGAAATCAAAATCCCAGAAATTAACTGATAATTAACAACTTAATacctgttaaaaacacacaagtacGGTTCGACAAGTCATGTTTTTTAAGTAATGTATTAgttctgtatttatgttttgtgtctgtttatgtatgtttgctGTCATTCCAAATTTACTGTCAGCttttctctcagcctctctctcctaGACTCAACAGTCACATGCCCATTTCCACCTCAACTGAGCCCCCTGGGGTTGACTTCAGCTCCCCTCCTCAGATCACCCCTTGCCTTGATAATTCTGCAGCTCGTCACCGTATGTCCGTTAAACCCAGGAACCAGAGGGCCAGCGCCAAAATGAGAAGGTTTCCTACTTTGGTGAGTTTGACTGGGGTATGAGTTCACAGTGCTCTTCAGCTGCGTATAGCATATATTCTTAATGTACCAGGACAATGGAGAGAAGTACTGCAGAGAAGTACTGCAGTAGAGGTACCTCATACCTCTACTGCATTCTCAGTAGAGGTATGAGGTGGCCTTAAATCTCCTGTGAAAAACCACCTTGTGCAGTGCCAGATCATTCATATTAAATAATTTGAAGAGAGCCAGGATTTTCAGCAGTTCTGTGCTATTCCCTTTAAAACAATGGTTCATTCAACAATGCGTTTTTGCATCGTGGCCCTATCCTAATATATCCCTTGTCCTAATCCTAGAAATCAGAGCTGTTTTtatgtcgttgttttttttggaccagTCTACCAGTCGGCCACGTTCAGAGAGCGTGAACCACCTGACAGGCCCTCTGACTGAGAAGCCGGAAGAAGAAGTCCGTGCAACCAAGGAGATGACCTacatctcttctttctcctccgAAGTTTTACAGCCCGTGGAAAAGTTTACTTCTCCTCCAGCCAGGAATGCCCCCCCAGCTTCACCCCGAAAGACTCAGGAGGGCACTGGAGGTGCCCAGAAAGCTCAAGCACAAAGACAGTCTTCCCAGCAGCCTGAGCAGGAAGAGGCAGATCGACAGACCACCTTCACCAAATTGGGACTCCCTCAGCACCTGACAGTTAAGCAGGAGACACCGAGTTGGGCCACAGTGTCCGTCCCTAAGACTCGAACCGCATCTGTCAATCGCCCCGCTCCTGATGCTGAACTTGACTCCGTAGAAGCAGTCACTGCCAAAGCCCCAAGCTCACCCTCCCCAAAGAGTATGAAAACCAGAGAAACTATCAGAGATATTTCTAGTGATTCCACATCAAAAAGTGCTCAAGAAAATATTGTACTGCCTGCAAGACCCATGGGTTTGACTTCCAGACAACAGCTGAATGTGAAACAGGGAGAACTTGATGAACCACTTATCCTCAACATCGAGAGCAAGGATATGGTCCAGGGGCAATCTGCAACCCTCCATGCAAAGAATTGCTTAAATGACCAACAGTTGGCACCCTCACGAGTGTCAGCTGATCTAGCTTCTGTGGTAACTCTGAGAGCAGCAAATCTTCGAAGACATCCATTTTCCACACAAGATGTATCAGAAGTGGAGCGTGGATGGCAAAGTACCACAGCATCACCCACCAGACAGGTGGATCAGCCACAGGCAGAATCCCTCAAACAGCAAAGGCAAGTAGCCAGGTCCTCCCAGCCTTCCATATCATCTAATCTACAACAAGATCAGCCAAGAACTGAGGGTATCTTGGGAGGgttagagaaaacagaggcaaGAAAGGAGGCTGTTCCTTGGGCCAGAGGTCCCTTAGGTCAAGCCGAGAGCCAAAGGGTGGGAGTCACAGGAAAAGATCACCACTCTTCTCCATTGTCAGAGGCACCCAGATTGGAAATGGTATCTAAAACCAAATCCAATGTACCATCTGCACCAACCAAACCAAGAGAACTACTACCCAACTCCGTAACAGCCCAAGGGAGAGAGGACGATCAAGGAAACGAAACCCAGGAGATGGGGGTGGAGGCCACAGAAGAGGAGGTCCAGGAAGGAGTGGAGGAGGCAGAAGAAGCAAATGAGGAGCTGAAAGGAAACGAgttggatgaggaggagaaggagaaagggggagggaacGCTTTTGGAGTGAAGCTGCGCTccacctctctctgcctcaAGTACCGCTCGGATTTGGCCCAGTCTGAGCTCAAAGTCAAAAGGCACAGCGCTGAGATTGGGGCACTGACCCCGCCCTTGGCCCCCTTACCTGCTTCATCCCATTCCGGAGTATCTGAAGAGCAACTGGACACCACCCCAAGCCCCCAGAGAGGAAGATCAGTGGAGTCTATGCTTAACAAGCCTCTTTCCCATACTGGTTTGTCCCCCATGCCGCCCTCTGCTCAAATGTCCAGTTCTTCACCCAAACGGACTGGCAGGGACAGGGAGTGGCTTGAGTCCTTCAGACAGGCAGGTGAGACTATTTCACACTCAGCTCCTATCTGCTCACATGACTGAAGTATTTTTTTCCTACCCTGTTGTAATTTCTTTACTTAAGTGATACAGAAATatgaattcttaaaaaaaaggtgATATGGAGAGTCAAATGTGACTTAAACCTCCCATGCTCCTGTACTCACCACTGCTTATTGTATGCAACAAACAGTGTTTAGCTATTATACATTCATTGCAATTAGTACAACTCtggtttgattgattttttgAATCTTCACTGAGGCAACAGTGAAAGAGTCATAACATGCAACAAATATGCAATAATATCTTTCTAATATCAAACTGACCCAGAACAAACGTGTATTTGCTGCATTTGAATGATCGGTCCTATCCCAGCAATGTTCAGTGTTCCCTCTTGTTGCGACCTTGCTCTCTTGGTTGGCAGCTAATCTTAATGGACCTCATAGGCGAAACTGTAATGAAATCTGAGAAAAACATTCATGTGGTGTGTTTTAAGCATTGTTTCAACAAATTCAGTTGATTTCTTCTTAGGAGTTTGGTAATTTTATCAGAGAATGACGCATAAGGGaaaagagcttaaaaaaaagtattgacACATGGACTGATCATTCAGATCAGCAGTACCACAATATGTATCTCACAACACTGTGAGGTGTATCTAACAGTAAAGTCTGTTTTACTCAACAGATAAAGCTCCTCCAACACAACCTGAATTCTTACCCGATAAGGGTATTCGTCCTACGCCTTTGCCACAAATGCCCGTTCCCCCTAAAGAGAATATAGCAGCATCCGCTCCTTTTTCTAAAGAGCCTCAGGACTCTACGTCTGAGGTGTCCTGGATGAGTGTGGCCAGAGAAAAGACCAAGAGTCTACAACAACTCTTTACCAGCAGGCTGCCTGAATTCACCGGTCTGCAGATGGCTACGCGGCCCACGGCCACAACCGCTAGCCAATCCCCACCCGCACAGCCTGCTATGAGACCAGTACAGTCCACTGCATATCCACCGGCAGCCCTCCACTCGACCACGCAACCCTCTTTTAAGCCGACACTGTCCACCCCAAACCAAACTTTAGCTGCGAGACCAGCACAACCAACCACAGAGACCCAAATGTCCTCAAGAGCAGCACAGATAAGCTGCAGTCAACCAGAAACAGCACAGTCCAATGCCAAACAAGGGCAGCTGACCACTAATAAAACTTCAGTCTCTCAGCTCACTTCACGACAAGCACAGTCAATAACTTACCCAATGCCCACTCATCAAGACATTCAAAAAAGTCAGACAGCAAAGCATCAATTAGCACAAACCTCCACTCACCAGACACAACCCTTTACACAGTCTTCACCCCTCAACTTAACACAAGTCCCACCACAGACTGTGCTACATTCGGTTCAATCCACAATTCCCCCGCAGCTCTCGTCAAGCCCAAAGTTCACGTATAACCAAGTTCTTCAGAATACCCCGCAGATCTTCCCACAAACAACTCCACCCGCCATAGAGTACAGACTTCACAGGAGGGATGACAGGCCCTCCAGTGACCCAGTCAGAGCAGAacaaggagaaagggagaaaggaaATGGAAAAGCCTCACAGAAAGGCAGGGTGCCGTGGGCTGCCGAGACTGGGAGCAGAGCTACCCACATGGAGAACTTGGCAGACAGGGCACCTATGGGGACCAAGGTAATTGTGTGGACCTGTGCCTATTAGGTGTGTAATGGTGCGCAAAACTCAGAGTTTGGTGAGAATCATGGTGTTGATGTCATGGTTTGGCATGTTCTCGAAACTGGTTCGACAGAGAAAAATATAACTTCACTGTCTTACAGACAACACCCATGCCAAATCAACTGGGATATGGATTTTGACATAAAATATGTCACAAGCATTGTTTTAACCTGTTATATAAGTGAGAACATGTACCTGTTTTTTGGGACACTAGGTAAATAGAGTATTAACGTAATCTGTACGTCATTTTACTTGATTGGTCATGTTAAAATAATATTGGATGTAATGCATTTTACACATTGCATTAATCCTTGCTCAGTTTGGTTCAGAAAATGTATTAAACCTGTACCTGACTCCTGTGCAAAGCAGCTTGGTACTAAATGGAATACGTTTACAGTCATATAGTGATTGAGTGGTTGATGTTCATGGAAACTGTTCTCAGAGAATTTCCTAGTACTGGTATCTACCATCTACCATTTACTGGTATCTAACATCTAGTATAAACTCCTCATTTTCCCCTTGTTGATGTCATGTTCGTAGGTTGAGGAGCCGAAAGCAACATCTGAAGCTCGAATTACAGCTCAGTCCACATCTCCATTTCAAACCATATTTAGTAACAGATGCGCAAATGTGGAAGGGGCGAGAGCTAGTACAACAATCTCAGGTATATGGAAAaaaatttgtgtgtatttgtgtttgttgtatggGGAGTGATTccttttatacatttttagatAATCAGAGATTTTATGCTCTCATTGCAAGTTTTGGGCTCATGTTTCAAACTCAACAGCTGCTGTACCTACGAGGCTCgtggacagagaggacagatggCAGAGGAAGACAGGGCCACCATCTTCCTCACCCTTATCATCATCACCTCTCCCATCCAACAGTGACGGAGGCCAGCCGTCTTGGATGGAGCTTGCGAAGAGGAAGTCCCTTGCATGGAGTGATAAATCTATGGATTAAGAGGCAGGCATAGTGTAggaagagagggtgtgtgaCTCTCAGATTTTGATCCCTCTCCTAACATTGTCTTGTTAACTCAGAAATATTGTTTATCTGAACTATAATTTAATGATGTTTGAGTTTATCTGTCAAAGGATGTGATTTTTATCAAAGTGTTTATGAAAATTATcgatttgtttatttaccagaatgttacaataaaataatatcTCTGTGGCCGAAAAATGTTGTTGCGTGTAGTTAATGAAGCAACAAGATGTAAGTACCTCTTGATGTTCTGTTTCTACTGAACACTGGATTTAACAGTACTTAGCAGTACGTGTGTACTCTGGAATGATATTATGTTGTACACTCCAGCGACGTTTCAAAACAGGGAGATTATAAATATCACATATAACTTGGCGGGTCACATGGTGTCGCTGTTGCCCATACACTCGATTTACGTACGTACCCTTTGTTATGAAAGCGTCCCATGTATTTTTTCGTAAGCAAAGAGGTGTTTTGTCGAAGAGGTCTCCCCGAAGAAGCATGACGCCGAGTAGTTTTGCCGTGCAGTCGTTATTATTTTCTGCGATATTGTTTGTCAGTGACAGCTACTCCATAAGAAACTCTTGGGGTACTACAAATGATGTTGTTGAGGATGACACTAATTCAGACGAGGCTGTTGCCCCAGCCTTGCTAGTTGACAGTGTAGGGATCTGGAAACAGGCATACCCGTCCACAGTATATCGAGATGGCACAGAGAAAATTAAAGAGCCCATATCTAAAGCAGATGACATTGGACAGGTATCGTCTGCATCCCGAGTTTTCTCTTACCGAATAGAGGGGGTGAAATCCCCTGCGACCGCTCCACCGCCTCCACCGCACGAGGAGACGGCCAGAACTGCGAGATACATTGCACACTACAGTGACTGGGGGCATCTCGCGACCATCTCAACACTGGACAAGGTATCTACTGTTGCATAGTTGttattgtgctgttttgtggCATACAGGATTACTCTGAGCTAGAACAAATTCCAGAAAAGTATTTCTATGTTTACAAGTGCCGTTGTATTAACAGTTCACAAATGGTTTGCACTGATTCTCTGTTTCGCTAGGTTttagaaagtttttttttctttttttaatgtaaagggTGGTCAAAATCCCAGTGTTACGCTTCAGAACTCTACATTAGTACATTTACACACTTAAATAAGACCACGATTTGCATATACCCTATACAATagtttccccccccccatgtgCTACTTTAGCCCTGTCCCCCCAAAATACTGAGCTGTCACTAGTGACGACTCTCATGATCTTCAAAACAATATACGTTCAAACATTCAGTTGTACTGTGCAGATAAAAGGCCTGCCATTTGGGAACATCTTCTCTGTCAGTGACGGTCCACTTGACAACAGCACCGGAATCCCTTATTTCTACGTCACTCCAATGGACAACACCGTGGCAGATCTAAGGAGTTTCCCTTTTGCTTCTTTAACATTCTCTGAGGCAGAGGGAGATTTTTGTAGGTcagttctgtctttgtttccattttaaatgtttttttttttttgttatgggTGTACATGAAAGAACCACATAATGGTAATGGTTTCTGTCATACTAACTGCACAAAAATCATATAAGCAAGTGTCTGCTTTATCTAATACATAAGTAAGCATATTGAAATGTATGTGAGAGCGGTCTAATTTTATACCCTCATCAAACTTAGCCGTTTTCCTCAGGATGCACACTGTGCACTTTTGAATGGTTTTTGAGACAATGGGCATTCTATGTTCACAGGAAGCATTTATATGATCCTGAGGATCCTAGGTGTGCCAGACTTACCCTGACTGGTCAGATGGTAGAGGTCGAATCAGATGAAATAGACTTTGCCAAGGAGGCCTTGTTTTCAAGGTTAGTGCACATGTATCTCTAGGAAACCATTAATAgcgattttttaaaaataaaaacttttgcTTTTAATGTCTTCATtcaatgctgtgtgtttgtgtgtgtgtgtgttttgaatgtttcactgtgttttcttACAGACACCCTGTCATGAAGAAATGGCCTGTAGGACATAAATGGTTTTTCATGAAACTGGTGCTACAGCAAGTTTGGCTGCAAGATTGGATAGGGGGAGTGTCACTCATACCCTTGGAAGATTATTTCAAAGCCACTCCTCAATGAAACCAAAAACCCCCACAATAACCCCCCCAAAACGACATCCTCCGTAAAAATGTCAATCCGAATATGGATTTCCAGTAATTCTGGAGAGGAGATGCTGTTACCAcatggttttaattttttttattttatgaaagaATCATCGGGATTGTGATCTAATGTCTCTGGTACCACACCTCTCTGCTGCAGAACGCCGACTCTTTGAATGGCTTCAGTGCCATGTTGATGTTTGCTGTGTAAACTCTTGCATTACCTGTTGAATAAGACTGTGGAATGTGAAATTATAAAATGCCTCACCAATGCATATATTCATCTAAAACAAGAGTTGACGGAGagtttcaataaatattttgtcaTACCCAACTGTTGTAGATTCTTATGTTGCAGACCCCGAATTGGAAAAGAAATCAAGAGAAGATTGCTTCTGTAAGAGCAATTTTTGAAGTTAGATATAATAAGTAAATGGTGTTATCAAATATGTTCAATGCCAGATCTGTAACCTGGTTTTAAGTCATGTGTCTTTTTCAGGCAGTATGAAAATGGCTGACATGTTGTCAATAGTCAGTAGCAGTAAAGTTTAGGTTGTATAATATACAAATAATTTAGTTATCCACGAATTTTTT is a window of Chanos chanos chromosome 10, fChaCha1.1, whole genome shotgun sequence DNA encoding:
- the cracdla gene encoding uncharacterized protein KIAA1211-like gives rise to the protein MEATGETEGGSYEDLTGITEKKRPKLRIVRSRLSAKIQKKDEAGDMKQSQSASDVTFSWNEHLNIGDILSQGMLGARALSHDSIFQSDPEPPRLLSQENSHGRIRALQMKLQQQNMRLGPPPMVLPIKRPEDPGGSSEDDGLPHSPPENSQGEGVRPASSNKPFGVTGSFYPFSIPLRNHSSLSLAGAGSEEDEQPLSPRLNSHMPISTSTEPPGVDFSSPPQITPCLDNSAARHRMSVKPRNQRASAKMRRFPTLSTSRPRSESVNHLTGPLTEKPEEEVRATKEMTYISSFSSEVLQPVEKFTSPPARNAPPASPRKTQEGTGGAQKAQAQRQSSQQPEQEEADRQTTFTKLGLPQHLTVKQETPSWATVSVPKTRTASVNRPAPDAELDSVEAVTAKAPSSPSPKSMKTRETIRDISSDSTSKSAQENIVLPARPMGLTSRQQLNVKQGELDEPLILNIESKDMVQGQSATLHAKNCLNDQQLAPSRVSADLASVVTLRAANLRRHPFSTQDVSEVERGWQSTTASPTRQVDQPQAESLKQQRQVARSSQPSISSNLQQDQPRTEGILGGLEKTEARKEAVPWARGPLGQAESQRVGVTGKDHHSSPLSEAPRLEMVSKTKSNVPSAPTKPRELLPNSVTAQGREDDQGNETQEMGVEATEEEVQEGVEEAEEANEELKGNELDEEEKEKGGGNAFGVKLRSTSLCLKYRSDLAQSELKVKRHSAEIGALTPPLAPLPASSHSGVSEEQLDTTPSPQRGRSVESMLNKPLSHTGLSPMPPSAQMSSSSPKRTGRDREWLESFRQADKAPPTQPEFLPDKGIRPTPLPQMPVPPKENIAASAPFSKEPQDSTSEVSWMSVAREKTKSLQQLFTSRLPEFTGLQMATRPTATTASQSPPAQPAMRPVQSTAYPPAALHSTTQPSFKPTLSTPNQTLAARPAQPTTETQMSSRAAQISCSQPETAQSNAKQGQLTTNKTSVSQLTSRQAQSITYPMPTHQDIQKSQTAKHQLAQTSTHQTQPFTQSSPLNLTQVPPQTVLHSVQSTIPPQLSSSPKFTYNQVLQNTPQIFPQTTPPAIEYRLHRRDDRPSSDPVRAEQGEREKGNGKASQKGRVPWAAETGSRATHMENLADRAPMGTKVEEPKATSEARITAQSTSPFQTIFSNRCANVEGARASTTISAAVPTRLVDREDRWQRKTGPPSSSPLSSSPLPSNSDGGQPSWMELAKRKSLAWSDKSMD
- the creg2 gene encoding protein CREG2, which produces MTPSSFAVQSLLFSAILFVSDSYSIRNSWGTTNDVVEDDTNSDEAVAPALLVDSVGIWKQAYPSTVYRDGTEKIKEPISKADDIGQVSSASRVFSYRIEGVKSPATAPPPPPHEETARTARYIAHYSDWGHLATISTLDKIKGLPFGNIFSVSDGPLDNSTGIPYFYVTPMDNTVADLRSFPFASLTFSEAEGDFCRKHLYDPEDPRCARLTLTGQMVEVESDEIDFAKEALFSRHPVMKKWPVGHKWFFMKLVLQQVWLQDWIGGVSLIPLEDYFKATPQ